Proteins encoded in a region of the Pseudomonas viciae genome:
- a CDS encoding helix-turn-helix domain-containing protein yields MPIVIQLDVMLAMRKVKSKDLAAAIGITEANLSLLKQGKVKGIRLATLEAICSYLQCQPADLLVYQPQSEIDQSPSA; encoded by the coding sequence GTTATTCAACTGGATGTAATGCTGGCGATGCGCAAGGTCAAGTCCAAGGATCTTGCCGCGGCCATAGGTATTACCGAAGCCAACCTTTCCTTGCTCAAGCAAGGAAAGGTCAAGGGTATACGGCTGGCGACCCTCGAAGCCATTTGCAGCTATCTGCAATGTCAGCCAGCCGATCTGCTGGTCTATCAACCCCAGAGCGAGATTGATCAATCCCCCAGTGCTTGA